One window of Kosakonia cowanii JCM 10956 = DSM 18146 genomic DNA carries:
- the uxaC gene encoding glucuronate isomerase — MTPFMTEDFLLDTEFARRLYHDYAKDQPIFDYHCHLPPQQIAEDYRFKNLYDIWLKGDHYKWRAMRTNGVPERLCTGDASDREKFDAWAATVPHTIGNPLYHWTHLELRRPFGITGKLLSPATADEIWERGNALLAQDSFSARGIMQQMNVKMVGTTDDPIDSLEHHAAIAKETTFSTKVLPSWRPDKAFNIEQATFNDYMAKLGEVSDTEIRRFTDLQTALTKRLDHFAAHGCKVSDHALDVVLFAEASESELDAILARRLAGETLSEKEVAQFKTAVLVWLGAEYARREWVQQYHIGALRNNNQRQFKLLGPDVGFDSINDRPLAEELSKLLSKQNEDNLLPKTILYCLNPRDNEVLGTMIGNFQGEGMPGKMQFGSGWWFNDQKDGMERQMTQLAQLGLLSRFVGMLTDSRSFLSYTRHEYFRRILCQMIGRWVEAGEAPADIQLLGEMVKNICFNNARDYFAIELN; from the coding sequence ATGACCCCGTTTATGACCGAAGATTTCCTGCTAGATACCGAATTTGCCCGCCGTCTGTACCACGACTACGCCAAAGACCAGCCGATTTTCGACTACCATTGCCACCTGCCGCCGCAGCAGATCGCGGAAGATTACCGTTTCAAAAACTTGTATGACATCTGGTTGAAAGGTGACCACTACAAGTGGCGTGCGATGCGCACTAACGGCGTGCCGGAGCGTCTCTGTACTGGCGATGCGTCGGATCGTGAGAAGTTTGACGCCTGGGCGGCGACCGTACCGCACACTATTGGCAACCCGTTATACCACTGGACGCATCTTGAGCTGCGCCGCCCGTTTGGTATTACAGGTAAGCTGCTGTCGCCTGCTACGGCTGATGAGATCTGGGAGCGTGGTAACGCACTGCTGGCGCAGGATAGCTTCTCTGCGCGCGGCATCATGCAGCAGATGAACGTCAAAATGGTCGGCACCACCGATGACCCGATTGACTCCCTGGAGCACCACGCGGCAATTGCCAAAGAGACGACTTTCAGCACCAAAGTGCTGCCGAGCTGGCGTCCGGATAAAGCCTTCAATATTGAACAGGCGACCTTTAACGACTACATGGCGAAACTGGGTGAAGTCTCTGATACCGAGATCCGCCGCTTTACCGATCTGCAAACCGCGCTGACCAAACGCCTCGATCACTTTGCCGCGCATGGCTGTAAAGTCTCTGACCACGCGCTGGACGTGGTGCTGTTTGCCGAAGCATCTGAATCAGAGCTGGACGCCATTCTGGCGCGTCGCCTGGCGGGTGAAACGCTGAGCGAAAAAGAGGTGGCGCAGTTTAAAACTGCGGTGCTGGTATGGCTCGGCGCGGAGTATGCCCGTCGCGAATGGGTGCAGCAGTACCACATCGGCGCGCTGCGTAATAACAACCAGCGTCAGTTCAAACTGCTCGGCCCGGATGTCGGCTTCGACTCCATCAATGACCGTCCGCTGGCGGAAGAGCTATCCAAACTGCTGAGCAAGCAGAATGAAGATAACCTGCTGCCGAAAACCATCCTTTACTGCCTGAACCCGCGCGATAACGAAGTGCTGGGTACGATGATCGGTAACTTCCAGGGTGAAGGCATGCCGGGCAAAATGCAGTTCGGCTCCGGCTGGTGGTTTAACGATCAGAAAGATGGCATGGAGCGTCAGATGACCCAGCTTGCGCAGCTTGGCCTGCTGAGCCGCTTTGTCGGCATGCTGACCGACAGCCGCAGCTTCCTCTCCTACACCCGTCATGAATATTTCCGCCGCATCCTCTGCCAGATGATTGGCCGCTGGGTTGAAGCGGGCGAAGCTCCGGCTGACATTCAGCTGCTGGGTGAAATGGTGAAAAACATCTGCTTTAACAATGCGCGTGATTACTTCGCGATTGAACTGAACTAG